The DNA window ATATATCCTTTGATTCAGTAGATATATACCTCTTAAGCCAGTTACCAGGAGCTGATCATTAATCTGTTCAGTGCCTCTGTTAGTCCTTAATGCCATCCATGGAAATTATTACCAAAACAAAAATGGATAAATTTATATACTATAATGTAAACATTACACATTGACATCACAGGGGGTATTGAATTAAGGATCAAAATAGAGTTAAAATCAGATAAAAGGCCATTTAAGATTCCCTACAACTACAATCACGTTGTTTCTGCCATCATTTACAGGAGGATAGCGGACCTTGACCTTGCAAGCCAGCTCCACGGCGGGAAGGGCTTCAAGTTCTTCACCTTCTCCCAGCTCAACATACCAAGAAGGAAGGCCTTCAAAAATTTCCTCCTATCCGAGGATGGGAGGTTCTATTTCTTTATATCCTCACCCAACGTAGAGCTTATCAAGAGCCTTGTGGAGGGCTTCATAGACAAACCGGAGATTGATTTCCTCAGGGGTAGGGTTAATGTTGAGTACGTTGAATTTCTGAAGCCCCCGGAATTTCAGAGGAACATGAAGTTCAGGACACTCTCACCAATCATAGTGAAGACTGTGAAGGAGGAGGATGGGGTGCTCAGGCAGTGGGACGTGAACCCCAATGACCTGAAATTCTATGAGAACCTCCAGAAGAACCTTGTAAGGAAATACTCAGAATTCCATGGGGGCTACGATGGTGACGAGTACCTCAGGGTCATCCCCTACCAGAGGTCCATAAAGAGGAAGAGGATCATGATCCCCAAGGAGGACGCCGAGACCTACCACAGGGCATATCACATGAAATTCAGGGTAGAGGGCGACCCGAGACTTATAGAGTTCGGCTATGATTGTGGATTTGGTGAAAAAAACAGTATGGGCTTTGGAATGGTGGTTCCATCATGAATTTTGAATTCAAAGAAGAATCCGGACTTGAATTTACAGGTAACTGGTTCATTGACTCAGGGGTCCTGGGTTTTGTAAGGTTACTTGAGGACATATACGGTATCGAACTTCAGGAAATCAGGGAAATTGCCAGAAGGAAGGAAATACTGTACTTTGGCCTCTTTCCATTTGCATATATCTGCAGCGAGATAAACAGAAAGGCCACAGCTCACTCCAGGGTCCCAAAGGATCTGATAAACGAATTCAGATTTGAACTCCTGAACTCTGATTGGGAATCAGGAGAGGAAATCTTTGAATTCACCTGGAATAATTATGTCACAAGGGCCGCCATGAAGGTCTGGGTTGAAAGAAAACTTGAATCAGTGCTCTTCAAGAAAAATGGTGTTGATGAACTACCCTCAGATTTAAAAGATTCTGTAACTTCGATCAAAAAGGATGCTGATGAACTTGAGAAGAAACTGGTTGAGAAGCACGCAGATGATCTAAATAAGATTCTTGGACATAGATCCAAAAGATTCAAATCTGATGATATTGCTAAGATCCTTTCAGTAACTGACGATGACCTCCGGGAATTCCCTGAAGATCTTTCATATTCATTTAAGGAGTACAGGGACTGTCTTCTGAATCTCATGGGCTTGTTTGAGGAAAAATGGAAAAGGGACGTTGTTGGTAAGGAGAGGGTTCCAGAGGCTCTTGATCTGTTCTACAGGCTTCCCATAGATAACAAGTTCTATAAGAACTTCCTGTTCTTTCAGTACTCGGCTGCACACCAGAAACAGAAGGAGAGCCTACTTGATATCATAAGTTTCAGGGTCGAAGACCTGGAAGTACTTAAAAAGGTGGATAAGACCATCAACAAGTTTTTAACATCCTACAAAAAGGCAGAAAACACTTACTACGCCCCATTAACAAGCAGGCACCTGAAAAGTTTCAGTGAATACCTCTTCGTGTACCTCATATCATTTGACAGGGCATTCGAGTTCTTCAACAGGATGGGCTATGTTCTGTTCTATTCAAACGATCTTGATATAACCTACAGGGTCAACAGGAAACTCAGAATCAGAAAGTCAAAGATAGAAGACCAGAGTGTCCTCCTTAGGGTTACATGGCAGGAGATCATAGATTCCCTCATTGAACTTAAATCTGAGTGGGCCCTCGAAAACATGTACATCATAAAGTACAGGGACGTTAACAGCCAGACCCAGAGATTCGTGGATGTTGAGTACATAGGGATCTCAAAGATGCATGCGGCAATCCTCCTTGATGATGTGATAAGGGAGAACATCAACCATACACTGCAGGTGGGCAAGTCAGAGTACGTGTGGTTGCTTGAACATTTAATCCAGAATAAACCGCTGAAGCCAGTGGTCATGCGCCACCTTGTTATGAGGGCCAGCGGGAGGACGGGTCAGATGAGTATCAAGCCCCTCATCTACGCCCTGGCGATAGACTCGGAGGTGTTCTCTGGCTTAAAAGCCTGCGTATTTGAGGATCCCCTTGAAATTTCACCGAGAATGGAAGAGGTTGTTTTCAGGATAAAGGAGGCATATGGGGAGATGAATACGGCCCGAAGGAATGTCACTGAACTTATCCCCAGGGGCACCAGGGAAAATACCTTAAATCATCTCATGTCAATTCTCAGGAGAAATAACAGGTACCTCTTCGTAAATACTCTTCTGAAGATCCTGATGCAGGAGAACGAGGCATTTCACAGGCTCAAGAATTACCTGTTTAACAGGATACTTCAGAATGATGAGACATGGGATATTTACGCTGCAGCTCTTTTAACAGGATTTTTAGGAGGCAGATGATGCATAAAAAGTTAAAACCCCTCTCTGAGGTGGACTACTGGCAGATAAAGAAATATTCAAGGTCAGCATTTGAGAATATAGGCTCTGAAAGCTACAGACAGCGCCTGGTCTATAAACTTCTGAACACTGCGAGGGTCAATAACCAGTCGGACTTTTTCTCGTTCCTTCTGAGGACTCTGAACTCAAAAAAAGGAGATGAAAATGTCAGGAAACTCTGCAGAAAACTTGAATGGGTCTACCCATTGAATCCTGAAAATTTTGAGAAGGTCGCATACTCAATAATCATTGGTATAATGGCAGCAGGTAAAGGTGAATGAAATGTCAAGGCATATAGTAATGGATCTTGTATTCTATGGAAACTCCCTCAACTATGACCAGGGTAGTGGAAACTACCAGGAACTAAAGAAGATAACAAAATGGGATGGGCGGCAGTACACACTGGTGAGCAGATATGCCCTCAGGTACAGCATGCTGGACACCGCAGAGAAGGTGGGATTATTTGAACTTGCAGACGCCAGCAACCTGCTTAAGTCAGGTAAGGGTGACAGCACAGTTATACAGCCAGCCACGGAATTCCTCCTCACAGGAGACATACTTGAGTACCCTGAGTTTGACCTCTTTGGCTACCTCATAACCGAGACGACACCACAGAACTTCAGAACGGCTCCAGTAAAGGTGGGACACGCGGTTTCAATGACCCCCTTCATGTATGACGCCCACTTCAACGCCAATATAGGTCTCGCCAACCGCATGCGCAAGCGCCACGGCGAGATGAAGCCCAACCCCTTCACAGCAGAGGAACATGAAACCTTCTACCAGTACTCTATTGTTGTTGATGTTGACAGTATAGGTGAAATTGAAATTTACATTGCCGAGGGCAGCGACGTAACAGTTGCCGAGGGCAAATACAAACTTGAAGGAATCGAGAGGGTAACCGGTCTGCATGGTGACGGACTCATCATCCAGCTTAAAAAGGGAAGGAATAAAAAGGAGATATTCCAGTCAGAAAAGGTCGAATTACTTGAATTTGAGAAGATAGATAAGGTTTACAGGATAAAATACAGACTCAAGGACGATGAAAAGATAAAGGAACGTATCAGGAGCCTTTTAAAGACTGTAATGAATCTTAAAAGGACAATAAAGGCCCGTAATGAGGACCTATCCCCAAAACTGCTGGTCCTTGGACTCTACAGGGATTCACCCTACAGGACATTCAAGGACAGGATAGCCCTTCTCGATGAGTACACAGAGGAAGAGTACGATGAAATAGAGGAGCAGGAAACAGATAATGGCCGAATACTCAGGGTTAAACATGTCACAAACAAACAGAGAAAACCTGTTTTTGAAGTAAGCGGTCTTGATGCAGAAACACGGGAAATGGATAATGTGGAGGAATTCGTAGAGAAAATATTCGGTGAAGGTGAATTATCTCAGGTGGCCGTCTTCACAGATCCAGCCATAGAGTTAAAGAGAAATTCAGGGGATTAGGATGGATACCCTTGCAGTTGAGATCTTTCAGCCGTTCGCCCAGTTCAGAAACCCCTTCACATTCGACTACGCCCAGACATATCCCCTGAGCCCAAAGTCAACTGTAACAGGGATGTTACAGAATGCAACAGGCAGATACTACGACCAGGAAATCAGCAGTATCAGCATGAGCATCCACGGCCTCTTTGAGAGCACCTTCTGGAACTACCAGAGCTTCATAATGGGTGATATCTCACTTAAATCCCACCGAAATAAACTTAAACTATGGAATAAGGGCTATCCGCTCTACAATGAAAATAAAAAATCACAGAGAAGCCCATCATATCAGCAGGAGCTTTTCAACGGCCACTACTATATATTTCTGAGGGGTGATGGGGAGATCCTTGAGGAGATAGAGGAGGCCCTCCTGAAACCCTCAAGGACGCTTTATCTTGGAAGATCAGAGGACATCATCTTCATAAAGGGTATTCACAGGGACCTTGAGGCTGAAGAGAAGAAGGTTAAAAAGAGCCTCTGGCTCACATATCCAACCTATATAAAGCTCAGAAATGGTGATGCACACTTCCCCCTGAGAAATGAGAAATTCCCGGTTTACTCAATCCCTGAGAGGGTCCTATTCAGAAACGGTGATCGCATAATATCAAATAAGGCCGAACTAGGCCCTGAAACCGAAAGAATCCCCTCATTCCAGACAGTTATCTACACAGGGATGAACCAGGTCCTGTTTTTAAGGGACACCATAAAGACTGAGGTATACAGACTTGAAGACGGACCAATCTTCAAGATACCGGCAGATTTCGGGTGGCTATGATGGAACTGATTGACTTAATAAGGGCAAAATCTGATGACCAGCCCTCATATCTCTTAAAGGATCATCTGATGGAGACAGCGGCCAGGGTGGAAGCCTTCCATAGGTTTTACATGGAAAACATTGGGAACTTTTCCCACAGGATTGAAGGTGAAACCTTTGAGGCTCTGGCAGCGGCTGCAATAATACATGACCTCGGGAAAATTGACTACAACTTCCAGAAGAAACTCAGGAGCGAGGAGGATGATGGGTCATGGAAAATTCTTGAGGAATTCCTCTCACCCCTCAAACCAATGAAAAGGTCCCCAAGACATGAGATAATCTCCATAATATGGAGTACATTTCTCCTGGGAAATGATGAAAATGACGCTGTAATGAGGACAGCCATACTGCTCCATCACTATAATGAATATTTCATTAACGAGAAGGACCTCATGGAACTCATATTCACATACAGGGACGCCTTTGAAACCTACCTTTCATTCATAATTGAAAGAAGAGATGAACTTGAGAGGTTCCTCGAGGACCTCCTTGGTTACATTAAAGATTCAATCCAGTCTGAACTCATAGATTCAGCGGTGAAAAGGATAAAAACTACAATGGACTTTGATAAGCCAGAGATTCTCCTTACAAAGATAAGGGAATACGACGACGACATATCCGACTTC is part of the Methanothermobacter sp. K4 genome and encodes:
- the cas7i gene encoding type I-B CRISPR-associated protein Cas7/Cst2/DevR, translating into MSRHIVMDLVFYGNSLNYDQGSGNYQELKKITKWDGRQYTLVSRYALRYSMLDTAEKVGLFELADASNLLKSGKGDSTVIQPATEFLLTGDILEYPEFDLFGYLITETTPQNFRTAPVKVGHAVSMTPFMYDAHFNANIGLANRMRKRHGEMKPNPFTAEEHETFYQYSIVVDVDSIGEIEIYIAEGSDVTVAEGKYKLEGIERVTGLHGDGLIIQLKKGRNKKEIFQSEKVELLEFEKIDKVYRIKYRLKDDEKIKERIRSLLKTVMNLKRTIKARNEDLSPKLLVLGLYRDSPYRTFKDRIALLDEYTEEEYDEIEEQETDNGRILRVKHVTNKQRKPVFEVSGLDAETREMDNVEEFVEKIFGEGELSQVAVFTDPAIELKRNSGD
- a CDS encoding cytochrome P450 is translated as MHKKLKPLSEVDYWQIKKYSRSAFENIGSESYRQRLVYKLLNTARVNNQSDFFSFLLRTLNSKKGDENVRKLCRKLEWVYPLNPENFEKVAYSIIIGIMAAGKGE
- the cas5b gene encoding type I-B CRISPR-associated protein Cas5b, with product MDTLAVEIFQPFAQFRNPFTFDYAQTYPLSPKSTVTGMLQNATGRYYDQEISSISMSIHGLFESTFWNYQSFIMGDISLKSHRNKLKLWNKGYPLYNENKKSQRSPSYQQELFNGHYYIFLRGDGEILEEIEEALLKPSRTLYLGRSEDIIFIKGIHRDLEAEEKKVKKSLWLTYPTYIKLRNGDAHFPLRNEKFPVYSIPERVLFRNGDRIISNKAELGPETERIPSFQTVIYTGMNQVLFLRDTIKTEVYRLEDGPIFKIPADFGWL
- the cas6 gene encoding CRISPR-associated endoribonuclease Cas6, producing MPYNYNHVVSAIIYRRIADLDLASQLHGGKGFKFFTFSQLNIPRRKAFKNFLLSEDGRFYFFISSPNVELIKSLVEGFIDKPEIDFLRGRVNVEYVEFLKPPEFQRNMKFRTLSPIIVKTVKEEDGVLRQWDVNPNDLKFYENLQKNLVRKYSEFHGGYDGDEYLRVIPYQRSIKRKRIMIPKEDAETYHRAYHMKFRVEGDPRLIEFGYDCGFGEKNSMGFGMVVPS